From the genome of Haloferax sp. Atlit-12N:
TCGGTCTCGCCTTTGCGCATCAGGCCGGTGTCGACATAGACCGGGGTGAGTTGCTCGCCGACGGCCTCGTAGGCGAGCGTCGCGGCGACAGAGGAGTCCACGCCGCCCGAGAGGGCGATGATGGCGTGTTCGTCGCCGATTTGGTCGCGAATCGATTCGGTCGCGTCTTCGATGAATTCGTCTACGTTTACCATTATGCTGTCACCTCTTCGTTGCCGAGTTCGCGCGCGTCAAGTTCGCCGAGGACCGCGCGGAGGAAGCCGAGGAACGGCGGGCTCGCGCGGTCGGGTCGGGAGCGGAACTCGGGGTGGAACTGCGTCCCGAAGAAGAACGGGTGGTTAGTCAGTTCGAGAATCTCCATGCGGTTTTCGGCGCGGCCGGAGAAGCGGAGCCCCTCGGATTCGAGTTCGTCGATGAGTTCGGGGTTCACCTCGTAGCGGTGGCGGTGACGCTCCGTACAGGAGGTGTCGCCGTACACCGCCTCCGCGAGCGTGCCGGCGTCGATGTCGGTGTCGTGCGCGCCGAGGCGCATCGTGCCGCCCATCTCGTCGACCTCGTACTGCTCGGGCAGGAGGTCGATGACCGGATACGGCGTGTCGGGGTCGAGTTCGGCCGAGTGGGCGTCCTCGTGACCGAGGACGTTTCGGGCCTGCTCGACGACGGCCATCTGGAAGCCCAGACAGAGGCCGAGGAAGGGAACGTCGTTCTCGCGGGCGTAGCGGATGGCCTCGATTTTGCCGCCGGTTCCGCGGGAGCCGAAGCCGCCGGGGACGACGACGCCGTCGGCGTCCTTCAGGCGCTCTTCGTGCTTGTCGAGCATCTCGTCGGAGTCGACCCAGAGGATGTTCACGTCGACGCCGCACTCGATGCCCGCGTGCTTGAGCGCCTCGTGAATGGACATGTAGGCGTCTTCGAGGGCGTACTTACCGACGAGCGCGATATCGACCGAGCCGGTCCGGTCGGCCGTGACGAGTTCGCGCCAGCGGCTGTCGCGGTCTTCCTTCGGCAGCGCCTCGTCGGCGATGCCGAGGCGTTCCATGACGTACTCGTCGAGGCCCTCCTCTTCGACCATCAGCGGGACGTGGTAGATGTCCGGCACGTCGGGGTTGGAGAACACGGCGGCGTCCGGCACGTCGCAGAACTGCGCGATTTTGGTCTTCGTCGCCGGTTCGAGCTTGTCGTCGGCGCGGCCGACGAGGATGTCCGGCTGGAGGCCGATGCTCCGAAGCTCCTTGACCGAGTGCTGGGTTGGCTTCGTCTTCTGCTCGCCGTTCTTCGAGTAGGGGACGAGCGTGACGTGGGTGAAAAGCACGTCGCCGTCTTCCTCCTCGGAAGCGAACTGGCGGAGCGATTCGAGGAACGGCATCGACTCGATGTCGCCAACGGTGCCGCCGACCTCGACGATGCACACGTCGGTGCCCTCGGCCGCCTCGCGGATGCGGCGCTTGATGTCCTCCGTGACGTGCGGGATAATCTGGACCGTCTTCCCGAGGTAGTCGCCGGCGCGCTCCTTCTGGATGACGTGCTGGTAGGTCTTGCCCGTCGTGATGTTGTGGTCGGCGGTCATGTCGATACCCAGGAACCGTTCGTAGTTCCCGAGGTCGAG
Proteins encoded in this window:
- the pyrG gene encoding glutamine hydrolyzing CTP synthase — encoded protein: MPTDEYDPEMGRKFIFVTGGVMSGLGKGITAASTGRLLKNAGFDVTAVKIDPYLNVDAGTMNPYEHGEVYVLKDGAEVDLDLGNYERFLGIDMTADHNITTGKTYQHVIQKERAGDYLGKTVQIIPHVTEDIKRRIREAAEGTDVCIVEVGGTVGDIESMPFLESLRQFASEEEDGDVLFTHVTLVPYSKNGEQKTKPTQHSVKELRSIGLQPDILVGRADDKLEPATKTKIAQFCDVPDAAVFSNPDVPDIYHVPLMVEEEGLDEYVMERLGIADEALPKEDRDSRWRELVTADRTGSVDIALVGKYALEDAYMSIHEALKHAGIECGVDVNILWVDSDEMLDKHEERLKDADGVVVPGGFGSRGTGGKIEAIRYARENDVPFLGLCLGFQMAVVEQARNVLGHEDAHSAELDPDTPYPVIDLLPEQYEVDEMGGTMRLGAHDTDIDAGTLAEAVYGDTSCTERHRHRYEVNPELIDELESEGLRFSGRAENRMEILELTNHPFFFGTQFHPEFRSRPDRASPPFLGFLRAVLGELDARELGNEEVTA